One genomic window of Dasypus novemcinctus isolate mDasNov1 chromosome 31, mDasNov1.1.hap2, whole genome shotgun sequence includes the following:
- the EPM2AIP1 gene encoding EPM2A-interacting protein 1: MWMTPKKSRMEVDESRTFRPEWTQRYLVVEPPEGDGALCLVCRRLVVATRERDVRRHYEAEHEYYERYVEEGERAALVERLCQGDVPAAGPLVPEERAARAGLGLARLLALKGRGWGEGDFVYQCMEVILREVLPEHVGVLEGIDLSPEITAQRILGMDRNLRRQLFHRAADFKAYSLALDDQAFVAYENYLLVFIRGVGHDLEVQEELLTIVNLTRHFSVGALMAAILEALQTAGLSLQRMVGLTTTHTLRMIGENSGLVSYMREKAVSPNCWNVIHYSGFLHLELLSSYDVDVNQIVNTISEWIILIKTRGVRRPEFQALLTESESEHGERVNGRCLNNWLRKGKTLKLVFSLRKEIEAFLVSIGATTVHFTDKQWLCDFGFLVDIMDHLGELSEELRVSKVFAAAAFDHICTFEVKLNLLQRHIEEENLTHFAAFREVVDELKQHLKGDKKIFDPDRYQVVICRLQKEFERHFKDLRFIKKDLELFSNPFNFKPEYAPISVRMELTKLQSNTNLWNEYRVKDLGQFYAGLSAEIYPIIKGVACKVASLFDSNQICEKAFSYLTRNQHTLSQPLTDEHLQALFRVATTEMEPHWDDLVRGRNESNP; this comes from the coding sequence ATGTGGATGACACCCAAAAAGAGCAGGATGGAAGTCGACGAGTCTCGGACTTTCCGACCCGAGTGGACCCAGCGTTACTTGGTGGTGGAGCCTCCGGAGGGAGACGGGGCCCTGTGCCTGGTCTGTCGCCGCCTCGTCGTAGCGACCCGCGAGCGCGACGTCAGGCGCCACTACGAGGCCGAGCACGAATACTACGAGCGGTACGTGGAGGAGGGCGAGCGCGCGGCCCTCGTGGAGCGCCTGTGTCAGGGCGACGTGCCGGCCGCGGGCCCGCTCGTGCCGGAGGAGAGGGCCGCTCGGGCAGGCCTCGGGCTCGCGCGCCTCTTGGCGTTGAAGGGGCGAGGCTGGGGCGAGGGGGACTTTGTGTACCAGTGCATGGAGGTGATACTGAGAGAGGTGCTGCCGGAGCACGTCGGCGTTCTGGAGGGCATCGATTTGTCTCCCGAGATCACGGCGCAGAGGATCCTGGGCATGGACCGGAATCTCCGCCGTCAGCTTTTCCACCGAGCCGCGGACTTCAAAGCCTATTCCCTTGCCTTGGACGACCAGGCCTTCGTGGCCTACGAGAACTACCTCCTGGTCTTCATACGCGGCGTGGGCCACGATCTGGAGGTGCAGGAAGAGCTGCTGACCATCGTCAACCTGACTCGTCACTTCAGCGTCGGGGCGCTCATGGCGGCCATCCTGGAGGCGCTGCAGACCGCGGGGCTCAGCTTGCAGCGGATGGTCGGCCTCACCACGACCCACACCCTGCGGATGATTGGGGAGAACTCGGGCTTGGTCTCCTACATGAGAGAGAAGGCCGTCAGCCCCAACTGCTGGAACGTTATTCATTATTCGGGATTTCTCCACTTGGAATTGCTGAGCTCCTACGACGTGGACGTTAATCAGATCGTAAACACCATATCCGAGTGGATCATTTTGATTAAGACCAGAGGCGTCAGGCGACCGGAATTTCAGGCTCTGTTAACTGAATCTGAATCGGAGCATGGTGAAAGGGTTAACGGACGGTGTCTGAACAATTGGCTCAGGAAAGGGAAAACCTTAAAGCTGGTGTTTTCCCTCAGAAAAGAGATAGAAGCATTCTTGGTTTCAATAGGGGCCACCACAGTCCATTTCACAGACAAGCAGTGGCTTTGTGACTTTGGCTTCTTGGTGGATATTATGGACCACCTTGGAGAACTCAGCGAAGAATTGCGAGTTAGTAAAGTCTTCGCTGCTGCTGCCTTTGACCACATTTGTACCTTTGAAGTTAAGCTGAATTTACTTCAGAGACATATTGAGGAAGAAAATCTAACACACTTTGCTGCCTTCAGAGAAGTTGTTGATGAGCTCAAACAGcatcttaaaggagataaaaaaatatttgatcCTGACAGGTATCAAGTGGTAATCTGTCGCCTACAAAAGGAATTTGAGAGACATTTCAAGGACCTCAGGTTCATTAAAAAGGACTTAGAACTGTTTTCAAATCCTTTTAACTTTAAACCTGAATACGCACCTATCTCAGTAAGGATGGAGCTAACAAAACTTCAGTCCAATACTAACCTTTGGAATGAATACAGAGTTAAAGACTTGGGGCAGTTCTATGCTGGATTGTCTGCTGAAATTTACCCtattatcaaaggggttgcctgTAAGGTGGCATCCTTGTTTGACAGTAACCAAATCTGCGAAAAAGCTTTTTCATATTTGACTCGAAACCAACACACTTTGAGCCAGCCATTGACAGATGAGCATCTCCAAGCCCTGTTTCGGGTTGCCACAACTGAAATGGAGCCACATTGGGATGATCTTGTGAGAGGAAGAAATGAATCTAATCCATAA